From a single Melospiza georgiana isolate bMelGeo1 chromosome 5, bMelGeo1.pri, whole genome shotgun sequence genomic region:
- the AIMP1 gene encoding aminoacyl tRNA synthase complex-interacting multifunctional protein 1 produces MFLSRFLVKMAANNAVLSRLEQKGAEADQVIEYLKQQLALLKEKAILQASLREEKKLRVENAKLKKEIEGLKQELIEAEIRNGVKQVAVPTGATLSTASFSENVPQPAAVTASSGSKDQIKGEDEEKKKKEKVEKKGEKKEKKQQPAAGSGDAKPVDVSRLDLRVGCIISAEKHPDADTLYVEQVDVGEASPRTVVSGLVKHVPLDKMQNRMIVLLCNLKPAKMRGVVSQAMVMCASSPEKVEILAPPPGVVPGDRITFEGFPGDPDKELNPKKKIWEQIQPDLHTDDQCVATYKGVPFEVKGKGVCRAETMANSGIK; encoded by the exons GTTTTTATCCCGTTTTTTGGTAAAGATGGCAGCCAACaatgcagtgctgagcagaCTGGAGCAGAAGGGTGCTGAGGCCGATCAAGTTATTGAGTACCTCAAGCAGCAACTTGCCCTGCTCAAGGAAAAAGCCA TCTTGCAAGCATCTCTCCGAGAAGAGAAGAAGCTCCGTGTAGAAAATGCTaaactgaagaaagaaattGAAGGGTTGAAACAGGAGTTGATTGAGGCTGAAATTCGAAATggag TAAAGCAGGTTGCGGTTCCTACTGGTGCAACCCTTTCTACAGCTTCGTTTTCAGAGAATGTTCCACAACCTGCAGCAGTTACAGCATCTTCTGGTTCCAAAGATCAAATTAAAGGtgaagatgaagaaaagaaaaagaaagaaaaagtagaGAAAAAAG GtgaaaagaaggagaagaaacagcagccagctgctggaagTGGCGATGCGAAACCTGTAGATGTTTCTCGTCTGGATCTTCGTGTTGGCTGCATTATTAGTGCTGAAAAGCATCCAGATGCAGACACTCTGTATGTTGAACAAGTGGATGTTGGTGAAGCAAGCCCAAGGACTGTTGTCAGCGGTTTAGTGAAACATGTTCCTCTGGATAAG ATGCAGAATCGGATGATAGTGCTACTCTGTAACTTGAAGCCTGCAAAGATGAGAGGAGTAGTATCTCAAGCAATGGTGATGTGTGCCAGCTCCCCAGAAAAAGTGGAAATTCTGGCTCCTCCACCTGGAGTGGTACCTGGGGACAGAATCACTTTTGAAGGTTTTCCTG GAGATCCTGACAAGGAACTTAATCCAAAGAAGAAGATTTGGGAGCAAATCCAACCTGATCTTCATACCGATGACCAGTGTGTTGCTACATACAAAGGAGTTCCATTTGAAGTGAAAGGGAAAGGAGTGTGCAGGGCAGAGACCATGGCAAACAGCGgaatcaaataa